Below is a window of Bordetella genomosp. 9 DNA.
GGCCAGCTCGCGGCCGCCGGCATCGAAGAACATGATGCCCGGCGGGCCGAACAGCTTGAAGCGCTTCAGCAAGGCGCGATCGTCGGCATTGTTGGCCGTCACGTCCGCGCGCAACAGCAGCATGCCGCCCATGCGCGTGGCCACCGCCGGGTCGCTGAAAGTGAACTGTTCCATTTCACGGCAGGACACGCACCAGTCCGCGTAGAAATCCAGCATCACGGGCCGTCCGGCGCCCGCAACCGCGGCGTCGAGCTCGGCCAGCGACCGGACGGGGACGAAATGCAGGCTCTCGCCCGCCAGGGCGCCTGGCCGCGCGCCGGCCGCACCGCCCTGGCCGGCAGCCGCCGCGGCGCCCGGCGGCCCAGCCAACGTGCTACCCGACGCGCCACCCGGCGTGCCACCCAGGCTTCCGCCCAACGTACCACCTGCCGCCAACCTTGGCCCCGCGACAGGACCGCCCGCCGCCAGGTGCGCCAGCGGGTGCAATACGTCGCGTCCGCCGCTGGCGGCGCCCACCAGCATCACGACCGCCAGCAGCGCCAGCATCAGGCCGGCGCCCTTCGCGAACATGCGTCCCGTCCCGCCCGCGGCCGGCAGCGGCTCGAAAGCGCGCAGCATGACGGCGCCGATCAGGCCCAACAACGCCCAGCCGACCATCTGCAGCCACACCGGCAGCAGCGGGATCAACATCCACCACGCGGTACCCAGCAGCAGCATGCCGAAGAAACGCTTGACGCCCTCCATCCACGCGCCGGCCCTGGGCAGCAGGCTGCCCGCCGAACCGCCGACCACCAGCAAGGGCACGCCCATGCCCCAGGCCATGGCGAACAAGGCCGCCGCGCCCAGGCCAACGTCGCCGGTCTGCGAGATATAAAGCAGCGCGCCCGCCAGGGGCGCCGCCACGCAGGGCCCGACGATCAAGGCCGATACCGCGCCCATCACGAACGCGCCGGTGCCGCGGCCGCCCGGCACGCGGGACAACAGATTGTTCAATCCGGTCTGCATGCCGCCGGGCACCTGCAGGGTGAACACGTCGAACATCGCCAGGGCCAGCAGCGCCAGCAGCGCCGCGAACAGGCCCAGTATCCAGGGCGTCTGCAGCCAGGCCGCCAGCCCGATGCCGCTCAGGCCGGCCGCGACGCCCAGCGCCGTATAGACCAGGGACATGCCCAGCACGTAGGCGGCCGCCAGGGCCAGCCCGCGGCCCCGGCCCGGCCTGTGCTGCCCGCCGGCGCCCACGACCACGGATGACAGGATGGGGATCATGGGCAGCACGCAGGGCGTCAACGAAAGCAGCACGCCCAGCAGGAAGAAAACGCCCGCGGTCTTCAGCAGGCCCAGGCCGGCGATCGCGCCCGCAAGGCCGACATCGTCGCTGCGCGTCAGCGCCGTCAGCCCGCCGCCCGGTTGCGCACTGCCCGGTTGCGCACCGCCCGGTTGGGCACCGCCCGGTTGGGCACCGCCCGTTTGTGCGCTGCCGGGTTGTGCGGCTTCCGGTTGTGCGATCCCGGCGGTGCTTCCATCCTGGCCCGCCGATACGGCGCCCGCCAGGGCGCCGCCCAGCGACGGCGCCGCCGAAAACCCCGCGCCCGCCGCGATGGCGCCCGGCTCCGCGGTCCCGGTCGCCGTGATCCGATAACCGCCCTGTACCGGCTGCAGCGACACGGTATGCACCATCGGCGGGTAGCAGACGCCCTTGTCGGCGCAGCCCTGCCCCGTCACGTTCAAGGTGAACGCCCCGCCCCCGGGCCGCAGCGGCACCCGTATCGACAAGGGCTGGTGATAGACCTCCATATTCTTGTCGAAGGTCGGGTCGTATTTCACTTCGCCGGCGGGAAACACCGGGTCGCCCAGGGTCGCGGCACCAACGGGCGCGACGTCGAACGCGAAGCGCTCGCGGTACATGTAGTAGCCCTTGGCCACCTTGTAGTCGATGCGCAGCGTGTCCGGGCCGTCCATGGCGGCGGCGAACGGGAACGCCTGTTCCGGCGCCAGGAAATCATCGGCGGCGAGCGCCACCGGCATGGCCAGCGCCAGCCAGGCGACAAACAGGACCGCCAGCGCCAATACCGCGCGCAGCACCCGAAGACCCGATGGATCGGGTGCGCCGGGGGCCGTCAGCGGCGCTGCGGCGAATTCAGCCTGCGATATCGGCATGTCGTATCCACTCAACCGGCCGCGGCGCCATCACGCGGCGCGGTCTGCTCGCGCACCCAGTCGCGATACGGCACGGCACTGGCCGCGACGGGGATGGCGACGATTTCCGGAACCTCGTAGGGGTGCATGCGGGCGATGGCCTGCATCAGCGCATCGAGCCGTCCTGCGGTGGTCTTGAACGTCATGGGCACCTCCTCCGCGCCTTCCACTACGCCTTGCCATGTGTAGATGGACAGCATGGGCGCGCCCAGGTTCACGCAGGCGGCCAGGCCGTCCTCCACCACCACATGGGCGATCCGCTTGGCCAGCAGGAGGTCGGGCGCGTTGCTGATCACCAGCATCAGGTCTTGGTCGTTCATTGTCGCCTCCATCCTCAAAAAACAAAAAGCGAGCCCAGGGGCTCGCTTTTCGCCGATGAAATACCGCTGGTGTTACTCAGCGCTGCCTTCTTCGGTTTCCGCGACTTCCGGACGGTCGACCAGCTCCATGAAAGCCATGGGAGCATTGTCGCCCTGGCGGAAGCCCATCTTCAGCACGCGGGTATAGCCGCCGTTGCGGGACGCGTAGCGCGGACCGATTTCGGCGAACAGCTTGACCACGGCGTCGCGATCGCGCAGGCGGGCGAATGCCAGCCGCTTGTTCGCCAACGTGGGCTCCTTGCCCAGGGTGATCAGGGGTTCGATGACCCGGCGCAGTTCTTTCGCCTTGGGCAGCGTGGTCTTGATCGCTTCGTGGGTGATCAACGAAACGGCCATGTTGCGGAACATGGCAAGACGGTGACTGCTGGTGCGGTTGAGCTTGCGCAAACCATTACCGTGACGCATGACAACTTCCTTTTGAATCTAATGGCAGCCTCGCGGCCGCCGGGTTATCCGGATCTTCTATCGGCATGCAACCATGCCGCGGTCCGGTAGTAAAAAGATCAAACACTAAATACAGGTGCCTCCCGACCCGGAACGCCGCGGATCCGGCTTTGCCGGTCCGCCAGCGTTGCCCCCTTGAGGGGGAAGCGCACAGCGCTTCGGGGGTGGGCCTTCCCTCCGGTCCGCCAGCGTTGCCCCCTGGAGGGGGAAGCGCGTCAGCGCTTCGGGGGTGGGCCTTCCCTCCGGTCCGCCAGCGTTGCCCCCTTGAGGGGGAAGCGCACAGCGCTTCGGGGGTGGGCCTACTACGGCCGTTCCAGGCCGAGGGGCGGCCAGTTTTCCAGCTTCATGCCCAGCGTCAGGCCGCGTGCGGCCAGCACTTCCTTGATTTCGTTCAGGGACTTGCGGCCCAGGTTCGGCGTCTTCAGCAGCTCGTTTTCCGTGCGCTGGATCAGGTCGCCGATGTAGTAGATGTTTTCGGCCTTCAGGCAGTTCGCCGAACGCACCGTCAGCTCCAGGTCGTCGACCGGGCGCAGCAGCACCGGGTCGATCTGCGGCGTGCCGCGGACCGGCGCTTCGTACGAGTCGCCCGCGCCTTCCAGCGCCGCGAACACCGAGATCTGGTCCATCAGGATACGAGCCGCCTGGCGCACCGCTTCCTCGGGCGAAATCACGCCGTTGGTTTCGATATCCAGCACCAGCTTGTCCAGGTCGGTACGCTGTTCGACACGCGCGCTTTCCACGGCATAGCTGACGCGGCGCACGGGGCTGAACGAGGCGTCCAGGACGATCCGGCCGATGGTGTGCGTACGGTCTTCCGACAGCGCGCGCACGTTGCCCGGCACATAGCCGCGCCCCTTCTCGACCTTGACCTGCATTTCGATCTTGCCGGCTTCGGTCAGGTGGCACAGCACGTGGTTCG
It encodes the following:
- a CDS encoding DNA-directed RNA polymerase subunit alpha, which codes for MSTQGFLKPRSIEVEPVGTHHAKIVMEPFERGYGHTLGNALRRILLSSMTGYAPTEVQMTGVVHEYSTIAGVREDVVDILLNLKGVVFKLHNRDEVTLVLRKQGEGPVLASDIELPHDVEIVNPNHVLCHLTEAGKIEMQVKVEKGRGYVPGNVRALSEDRTHTIGRIVLDASFSPVRRVSYAVESARVEQRTDLDKLVLDIETNGVISPEEAVRQAARILMDQISVFAALEGAGDSYEAPVRGTPQIDPVLLRPVDDLELTVRSANCLKAENIYYIGDLIQRTENELLKTPNLGRKSLNEIKEVLAARGLTLGMKLENWPPLGLERP
- the cutA gene encoding divalent-cation tolerance protein CutA codes for the protein MNDQDLMLVISNAPDLLLAKRIAHVVVEDGLAACVNLGAPMLSIYTWQGVVEGAEEVPMTFKTTAGRLDALMQAIARMHPYEVPEIVAIPVAASAVPYRDWVREQTAPRDGAAAG
- the rplQ gene encoding 50S ribosomal protein L17; protein product: MRHGNGLRKLNRTSSHRLAMFRNMAVSLITHEAIKTTLPKAKELRRVIEPLITLGKEPTLANKRLAFARLRDRDAVVKLFAEIGPRYASRNGGYTRVLKMGFRQGDNAPMAFMELVDRPEVAETEEGSAE
- the dsbD gene encoding protein-disulfide reductase DsbD, producing the protein MPISQAEFAAAPLTAPGAPDPSGLRVLRAVLALAVLFVAWLALAMPVALAADDFLAPEQAFPFAAAMDGPDTLRIDYKVAKGYYMYRERFAFDVAPVGAATLGDPVFPAGEVKYDPTFDKNMEVYHQPLSIRVPLRPGGGAFTLNVTGQGCADKGVCYPPMVHTVSLQPVQGGYRITATGTAEPGAIAAGAGFSAAPSLGGALAGAVSAGQDGSTAGIAQPEAAQPGSAQTGGAQPGGAQPGGAQPGSAQPGGGLTALTRSDDVGLAGAIAGLGLLKTAGVFFLLGVLLSLTPCVLPMIPILSSVVVGAGGQHRPGRGRGLALAAAYVLGMSLVYTALGVAAGLSGIGLAAWLQTPWILGLFAALLALLALAMFDVFTLQVPGGMQTGLNNLLSRVPGGRGTGAFVMGAVSALIVGPCVAAPLAGALLYISQTGDVGLGAAALFAMAWGMGVPLLVVGGSAGSLLPRAGAWMEGVKRFFGMLLLGTAWWMLIPLLPVWLQMVGWALLGLIGAVMLRAFEPLPAAGGTGRMFAKGAGLMLALLAVVMLVGAASGGRDVLHPLAHLAAGGPVAGPRLAAGGTLGGSLGGTPGGASGSTLAGPPGAAAAAGQGGAAGARPGALAGESLHFVPVRSLAELDAAVAGAGRPVMLDFYADWCVSCREMEQFTFSDPAVATRMGGMLLLRADVTANNADDRALLKRFKLFGPPGIMFFDAGGRELADIRVIGFQDAARFTESLDRVAAR